DNA sequence from the Lycium barbarum isolate Lr01 chromosome 5, ASM1917538v2, whole genome shotgun sequence genome:
GAGATGCTGTTCGTTGGTCTCTTTGCAAGGTTCAGTTGAGTTTTGATACAAGTAAACAGAATATATGctggaaaacaaaagaaagatgGTTGAAATGGATGGCTTAGTTACATTTGTGGATGGACTTGATGCACATTAATCAAGGGACTATAAGTCGAAACGTCgaagaatataagaaaaatgaagGAAATTGCACAAGCCATAATCCATTCAAAATTTTGTTTAATTTAAACATACTATCATTAAAGAGGACGAGTGCTAATTAGCATGCAAGTCGATAAAGAAACTTTTTCTTCTTGCATGTTTCATTATAATGAAATCACTTACCATCTTTAGTAATTCTTCGGGATATGAACTTGGAGTCTGTCACTTGCTtggttgttttctacctcttctTTAATTTCCCATGCTGAATTCCCGACTGAGTCACTACAGTTGATCACTTTAATCAATTTTAGCGATAGAATATCCACAAAGCTAGAAGGAATCTCCTCAAGCTGTTCACAATCTTTTATGACTAGTTTCTCAAGCACGGGAAACGATTTCTCGGAGGACTCCCATTGATTCATATCCGCTAGCTCTAATTTCAAGTATTTCAGTGCTTTGAACTCATGATCTGTGACGTCCCATTGCGGATCACAGGTGAAGTGTATAAAAAATAACTTGAGAGTCTCAAGTTTTTCCAGTGCTGCAATACTTGAAACTATTTCTTCGGTTAGTGAGATGCCAGCAAGTGATAAAACCTTGAGATTCAAAGGGAAGACTGATTTGAACCATCCAATTGATTTGGAGAATCCAATCGGGAAACTTATTTCAAGAGATTGAAGTCGGTTATGAATTTCCGGTGTAGGAAACAGAGAATGATTGGGCATGCCATGAAAATTAACAATGGAGAGCCTGAGTTCTTCGAGATTCGGAAACCTCCACCAGAACTTCCGATTCATATCAGCCACAGATACACGACACATGCCAAAAGTCTTTAAGTTCTCTAACACATTTTGTGAAGATTCTTCTTGATCACTGTCCTCCCAGATAAAGGAAAATTCACTAATATCCACATGCCTTAGCTTCTTCATTTTCCAAATATCCGGTGATGTCTTTATACGCTGATGTGACTGCACACGTAAAGTTTGTAGATCACGCATGTGTGAAACCCACTTGAAATCAAATTTTTTGACAAAAATTGCAAGGTATTTCAAGTGAGTGAGTTTTTCTAGTTTGGAAGCCGGAGAACTTTGAAATTCCCAAGCACTTTCTGAATTGATATCCAACAAATGCAACACCCTAATAAGCCTCAAATTAGTAAGTAAAGAGAAAAGATCCATACATCCTGATGAATAGAATCGCGGATGAGCGATAAACTCTAAAGACTCCTTTTCTTTGGAGCTCACCATTGGAATCTCATCCACTGAATATCCATGCAGCTCCAATTGCTTAACAAGCTGGTCATGGATATACATGCATAACCGAGGATTGTTTGGATATGAAGGTTGGGATGAGTTGTATGGCACAACGCGCTGTGTAAACTCTACTTCTTTAAGTTTACTTGAGCAAAACTCACGCACTAGATCATGAACCATGCAGTATTTTATATCACCATTAGATCTCCTTTTAGAAACCATCAGAAGGCTTCTATTGACTAGATCACTCAAGTAATCTTTGGATGATTTCTCTAAGTTCTCCGTGTCAATGTTGTGCACAAACTCTTCAGCTATCCATAACTTTAGCAAATCAGAAACCGGAATGTTATAGTCTTCCGGGAAGTATCCAATGTAAAGAAGGCAATGCTTTAGATGATCCCCTAAATAGTCATAACTTGATTGAACCGCTTTCATGCTCTGCTCTTCTAAACCATGCGAACTTAAATCCTTTGCAAAATCTTGCCAGACGGAGACCTGCCTTTCCTTCTGAGCAATAATTCCAGCATTCAAGACAACCACAAGAGGCAGTCCTTTACAGCTTCTGGCAACTTCAAATCCTGCCTCCTGTAGCTCCGATGGACAGGTCTCACATTTAAATACTTTCTTTTGCAATAATTCCCAACTCTCTTCATCCGTTaggaatcgaagaaaataagggTCGGTGTACAGTTTAATATGCTTTGCCACCTTTTCATCTCGAGTTGTTACCATTATTCTACTTCCTCTGTCCACACTAGGGAAAGATAATTGCAAATCTTCCCATGCTTCATAGTTCCATATATCATCCAAAATGATGAGGTATCTCTTGACAAACAGTGCCTTCCTCAACGCATCAGCGACGTCCTCATCCCCTTTGATGTCGTGCTTTTCACCTGTAACTTGCTTAAGAATCTCAACCAATAGCTTCGTGATGCTATATGTTTGTGAAATAGTACAAAATGCTAGAACATCAAAGTGATGAACAATACGTTGACTGTTGCACACCTTTTTAGCCAAAGTCGTTTTACCTAGTCCAGCCATTCCAACAATCGAGATAACGTCCCGTTCTTTTGTTGCTCCAGTCAATTTCTGAATTATCTGTTTTATATCCTCCTCAAAGCCCACAAATTCCTCATTATTAGATGGAGGGTTGCATTGAGTTGAAAGAGTTGCATGGGAAGTGGTTTTCTTGACGTTCTCCATGTCAATCAGCGGTTGTTTCAAGTAAACTCAAACTACAGTATAGTTAATAACACTGTCAGTCTCCAAAAAAGCAATGGAAACAAGATACATCAATTAGCTAGCACTCAACATTTTAAAGAAATACACATCTATAGGACTCCAATATGTATATACAAGATGAATGAGGAGCACAAGCATATAATCAAGATAAATGGGAGGAGAAAAATCTTAATTGGAATCAATAGACTTTAAGTCTCCATTAgaatgttttctttcattgttggGAAATATTATAAGTGCCGCTCCTTGTGCGCGCGCACATTGTTTTGTAGTCAATTATAAATGTTAGTTTGATAATATCACCATTGTCATAGAAGAACAGTAAGAAATAACACGGGAGATCTATGAAAGTAACACATGAGATCCTTATAATGtcatttctttttgtttttgatcAATTAAATGTATTTTCATACATAAACATGGCCATAAACGGCCATATACAAGAGGTATATACCAAAAGGTAAAGAATCTACAAAAAAGATATGATTCTCTACAAACTCCATCAAATCGTCTATACGACAAGGACCTTTCTGTGTgcaaaagaaaataagggaatGAGGCTACTCGTCAATTGAAAGAGAAGCTCGACCCTACTCCTTCAAAAGCTCTCCTATCTGTTGCTCGTGACCATTTCAAAGTGTTTTAATTAAATTTCAAAGACTTTaagagtggcataaatgagtcatttccgatagttcgatgacataaatgagtaaaactattgacgagtgacataaatgagtcatttccgatagttcgatagcatatttgagccttttccgtttattATATATTCATTTCGGTATTCAAAAAATGCAAGCAACATTGAGAGACAAGCAAGTAGTGTTAAAAGAATATGTGAAAGATTTGCCAACAAAGGATAATTTTGAGCTCAGAAAATCAGGAATTATCCCATTAATTGTCCGGTGAAGATTACTCTCGAATTCGCCAGGGGCATATGGGGTTTTAGCATTTGAAAGTTATAGTTCGGGAATAACGTAAACAAGGCATCATATAAGTATGAAATTAATAAAAACGTGATAGTTTAGGCGGGGTTTAGCACTTAAAAGTTATGGTTCGGGGGTAATGTAAACAAGACAGAGTTTAAGTATGAAACTAATAAAAATGTGATCGGGGTTTTGATCCATTATCTCTTGATAAATAGAAGAGAGACTTTTCAAagatagcaacatatacaaatatctaTTCTCATTTTTTGGGTTTCTTTGATTATTCCATCTTTTGCCTAAGGACTCATTAGCGAGCTAGATCTGGTTGGTGATATTTgtaaattaaaagaaaatcacGAGCACAGTATAGAGTATATGGTAAAAACGAAACATAAAAATTCTGACAAACACACAAAAAAGAAAtagcaaaaagaaaaataaaagaaaatacaaaATAGAAACCTGAAAAGGAATCTCACCTTCTATTAATGATGAGAGTTGCTACAGAGAGATTTCAGTCtcagagaaaagaaaaagaagaagaattgtTAAGATCAAGTTTGTGGACTTCAATCTTGAAGAATGAAGACTGATTTCACTATAGTTGGTAGCAAAAAGACAGCTAGCAGCAATAAATAAATGGAAAAGGGTAATAAATTGTTGACCTGTTGACCAGGGGAACTTTATAACAGTGAACATGGTGCTCCTTTATTGGAAAAaattaaggggttgtttggtgtaTGGTATAAGCAGGGATATCTCAGTATTATTTTTTTGTATCATAGTTGGGtgggataaatttatatcttctACCAAATAGAGTATAAAATGAAGCATAATCTTAAGgatgggatatcccaccttatcctaCTAACTTTGAGATTATTTTTTcaaatgagataaattagtctgcgtaccaaacgacccctaaaggaTAGGCTTAAGGATAAATTATGTATTGATTCAACCGAAAAGGGTCACATTTGCTCTTGTCCTGTAAAAAAATAAGTTATATTTATCTTTCGATACACTTTTCCAATATATACGCCATTGTCGTCTTACTTTCAACCAAACTTACCCCTCATCCGTTAAAATTTGTTGATTGCTTAAATAGGACGGATTTGGGATATGGTTTCTATATGAACTATGTGATGTGTTTTCTATATGAACTATGCGTTATTATTTTCTCACTTTATAAGCTAATATTTGacaagttttttttctttttaaaaaaaattaagatgtTCTCCCAATTTTCATCCTCTTTGGTGATGGGGGTTTGGCTTGAACCCCTACTATGTCAAttccgccaaaaaaaaaaattatatagaaGTGTGAAGAGATGGACGACCAAGGATGGTATTGTAATTTCACAGCTAACATTAAAGTAATTCCTTTGATTCTTTCATGGCCTCGTTTCCCATTCAATTTCTTACATTTGTAACATCAATATTTTGCCGTGCTCAATTAAATATGTACACTATTACAAATGATGTCATTTCAAATAGCATGATCCGCTAACCACGTGTCACACTTTTACTTTTCACTCTTTTCTTtatggtgcaaaaaaaaaaaaaaagttgcgaTAACATACTTTGGTCACTTTCCTCTTTTGGAggtcatttaggttccggactcTGAGTTAGTATGTGTCACAACTACTATATTCCACCACTATGAATATTTATAGTTCATGACAATCATTAAACTATTTGTGACATCTCGTCTCTTCAAGAACATGCCAAGAGCCCTTGGATAAATGTTCGTTGACGAATTAGAGGACATCATAAATATTACAATTTGCAATGTTTTGCAATACTACAATATTGCAATGTTTTGATATACAAGACACAAATTTTGTGTTCCCAATCCTGACTCCTGGGTAGGGTCCAATGACCGACAACCTTTCCATTTTACCCTACTATAAGATACACTGTTGGGCTGTTGGCTAATTTTTCAAGAACTGTTAAATTTGGTCCTTGTTTAAAGTTTGGGAGAAGTGCTcttaattataaaaatttatatTGGAGATTATGAGATTATTTTgatggttttaatttttttttatacaatACCAATTTACGTAGTATAAAGTTTATAATTGTCAATGTTAATCTTTCCATAAAAAAATGTTATACAATTTCCTTTCGGAACTATCATACCCATCGATTGAAACTTAGGATTACTTAAAATTACACATGTAATATAATGTATCAAGGTATTGCGTTTTTCTTTTATCATATCATTCTCAGAGTTGGTAAAATAAATTCATTGTTATTAatgtagaaaaatattttttaaataattatataTGAAAAGGTGTATGATTGATCATATTCAGAAATAATAAATCATACATAATGGCTAATGCGTAAGGAttcagaagaagaagaaaagatgcACATTGTCGTTTCTTTTGTGTTAAAAAAAAGAAGTCTTTAtacacctttttttttctttattgttgTCATTATAATTTTCTCACACATTCTAAATTCCAAaaagaaatatgaaaaaaaaaaaaaaaaaagtaatttcaTTTTAAATAAGTCAAAGTCAAAATTAACCATTTTCCCATTATTTTGCGCAATTGTTAGTGAGAGAGAGATTTTTCAAAACAGTACGGGTTGTTTGATTCGTGGACTAAATTATTCTGAGATTGTATTTTtttggactaatttatcccacctGGAAAGTGATCTAaaatagggctgggcataaataccgaaaaccgaaaaatcgaaaaatcgaaccgaacagaatcaaaacttcaacaaaccgaaccaaactagtttggttcggtgtttggtgtccatcgtcaaaaaaccgaaaccgaaatagctgaaccgaagtttgataaaaccgaaccgaaaaactgaacgcgcaccgaaatttaatacattacccaaaaaaattaaaatagtccaggctaATTAagtttaaaacaaaaaaaaaacccaactGTAATAAGTCTTCTTTTGTATTTGTATCCCTagtttccacttcaattgaaaaaatcaaatattctTAACAAAGAAAGATAACTGggatgtctctttaggattaatgtatgtcctttatgtgttttcttaattattcttacggtatgtatataacacttAGTAAacctatatcatgattatagttttatgttcttgtgtatcctgtttatttgattttgatttcaatttatcagttttatgttttattgcttttgagaatatgaattagtgtcaatggaattgcttctaatattatattaaaaaatcgaattgaaaaaatcgaaatcgaaccgaaccgaactttaaaaaaccgaaaccgaaagaaccgaactagtttggttcggtgtttggtgtccaccttcaaaaaaccgaacccgaaatagccaaatcgaaatttgataaaaccgaacgcccacccctaatctAAAATAATCTCAAGTTTGATAGAATATTCAAGACTAAGTTTGAGATTAAATATATAACTATATTTGATTGTCGGTATAAATTTATCCACCATTAATACAATATAAATTTAATCCATGACTAATCCTCAGATATTACACCTTATCTCTATTTTGGGCAAAAAGTAAGACGAAAATTTAAATTATCTTTATTTCGAATAATTCGAAGTTAGTTTTGACCCTTTTCCTTGATCACACTTACATCCACATGTTCAAGTCCACGGTCTTCTTTCCAATTCTTCCTCTTCATTTCTCTTGCCCGAAACCATATATAAAGTTAAGAGAACCTTGCAGCAATTCATTTCTCTTgccagaataataataataaaaaaaaaaaaaagcatagcaAGCGTATCATCTTCATCTGAGTCTCTGTTGTTCAAGATCGATTTGGCCTTCGTTCCTTCTCATCTGCAGTTGAAGGTAATTCTTTTGTGTTgcattttcttctctttcttttgcTTCTTCTTTGTGAGCCGATGGTATCTGCTTTGTTGGTTGAGCTGAAATTTGTTATTTTCTGTGTATTGAATTATGTTGCAATTGCTACATGTTTGTTTACTTCTGTTGATGTCCAAATCCCATGAATTTTGAGAATTTAGCCACTCTTTACCTGCAAACATGAACAAACAGTTAACAAACAATTGGTTCCTATAATTCTCCTCCCTTAGGATTTGAATATATGAATCTTCTTCTTTTCCTGCACCCATGAACAAACAGTTAGTAAAACATTGAGAATCCAACTCCTGAAAAAAACTATTTGCCAGAACAGTTCCTCTGTCCAAGGCCACATTAGCAAGACTCAAGCCACATTTTTCTGTTTTTTGCTATTTCACTTTTGATCACATTTTGATGTCTTCTAGTTTCTTTTTACAAAATGTGCCTATGCTGTGATGATGATTTTCTCTTTCGGTCCACAATTATTTAACAGCtttagaaatttgattttctcttTCGGTCCACAATTATTTTACAGCTTTAGAAAGCTCACTTAAAATGTTTGTTTCAAAATTAACGGGTTAAATAATGGTAAATTAGgcggaaaaaaaaaggaaaattgtcAAAAGCCAGAACAATGAAGGGTTCTTGGCCAAAATTGTCCCTTATCTATTCGGTCGGTCCGAAAGTCGATCGGTTTTTAGTTTTTACCGTGTTTTTATAGTAATCACAGTTAGTTTTTAAGTATATTCTGTTGGTTCAAAGTTACTCCACTTTAGTAAACTTAAGGGACTAAGGATGCTCAATGTTATATTTGAAGGGCCAAAATAGATCTACTCAATGTTCTATTTGAAAGACCAAAATAGATCTATCTCATAGATAAGG
Encoded proteins:
- the LOC132641820 gene encoding putative late blight resistance protein homolog R1B-12; translated protein: MENVKKTTSHATLSTQCNPPSNNEEFVGFEEDIKQIIQKLTGATKERDVISIVGMAGLGKTTLAKKVCNSQRIVHHFDVLAFCTISQTYSITKLLVEILKQVTGEKHDIKGDEDVADALRKALFVKRYLIILDDIWNYEAWEDLQLSFPSVDRGSRIMVTTRDEKVAKHIKLYTDPYFLRFLTDEESWELLQKKVFKCETCPSELQEAGFEVARSCKGLPLVVVLNAGIIAQKERQVSVWQDFAKDLSSHGLEEQSMKAVQSSYDYLGDHLKHCLLYIGYFPEDYNIPVSDLLKLWIAEEFVHNIDTENLEKSSKDYLSDLVNRSLLMVSKRRSNGDIKYCMVHDLVREFCSSKLKEVEFTQRVVPYNSSQPSYPNNPRLCMYIHDQLVKQLELHGYSVDEIPMVSSKEKESLEFIAHPRFYSSGCMDLFSLLTNLRLIRVLHLLDINSESAWEFQSSPASKLEKLTHLKYLAIFVKKFDFKWVSHMRDLQTLRVQSHQRIKTSPDIWKMKKLRHVDISEFSFIWEDSDQEESSQNVLENLKTFGMCRVSVADMNRKFWWRFPNLEELRLSIVNFHGMPNHSLFPTPEIHNRLQSLEISFPIGFSKSIGWFKSVFPLNLKVLSLAGISLTEEIVSSIAALEKLETLKLFFIHFTCDPQWDVTDHEFKALKYLKLELADMNQWESSEKSFPVLEKLVIKDCEQLEEIPSSFVDILSLKLIKVINCSDSVGNSAWEIKEEVENNQASDRLQVHIPKNY